One Phragmites australis chromosome 23, lpPhrAust1.1, whole genome shotgun sequence DNA window includes the following coding sequences:
- the LOC133905937 gene encoding putative disease resistance protein RGA3: MDTQVVPAGAGGGALQAWLDRAGVGSGVAALRAAVEGARRLLAAAAARRGELQNMPLEGFLKQLDREVFRADTLLDELDYHRIREEQEADAAFVGEQFVGSLTDQMEHGEWGHGSNSDSSQNHSIVDPSASDSSRLQLVLYSANANSLVPWMELEKNDILDRIYKHVNELNEMQHDARKALKLEELDFLAHRMDPPDMDFRETTPLVTEPKIYGREKEQYQIINKLMTSETDDGYVSVFAIVGNGGIGKTTLARLVYNDAIVGRHFLLRIWIYVSVNFDEVKLTHDLLECLYGDRFEGIDDLKKLQKYVQDGVKSRRLLLVMDDIWEDHDTSRWDTFLAPLQQTQVKGNKILVTTRKFSVVKMIGAKDEIKLDGLMEESFWSLFKDYAFGNMRPQKKLIHIGRQIAKKLMGYPLAAKTVGTLLRRKLDVEHWRRVLDSNEWIYQGSNEDILPALRISYNHLPLPLQRCFSYCALFPKNYHFNTEQLVNIWIAQGYVCPKGSKRIEDVGCEYFSELVDCGFIQYEPTRLAHIMHDLIHDLAQMVSSDECFTIEALGSRTAPKLIRHVSVITESAYRPKGDGSMAPNESFEEEFVEAIGSFQPNNLGTVMLIGRYDSNFSEAFRDKFDEFRAIRVLKLEMMFDGLGSLICNLSAFIHLRYLELRAAYATSNLQLPESLSKLYHLEVLDINVRHNWGSHTELPRGLNNLVNLRHFLAFENLHMKIADVGKLKFLQELKAFKVRKKKEFSIDQLSTLMELRGSLKIYGLGNVESKEEAMMARLKDKVHLSNLHLSWEKGQDNTASHTIVLEGLQPHTTLKCLRIDGHRGAPPKWVTTDFPLTSLRSLHLEGCQNWVALPPIEKLQFLRELHLIRLFKIREVLIGPLEVLELREMSRLKKCTVLDEEYSSKSIRVLEIMSCHHLNRLPFLQNSCDDENEQRLPNLHRVHIHDWLESEDLPALPVTRTSTDLDISNAGSITSMSFRLKHAVDSDGLILIIKGGPHLSSLDEKLLAFHNLTTVEEIEITGSPNLSHLAWNSLQQLTFLKRLTLSSCHKVFSSFPTGYSLPPSLEDLDLSRCDITGSQLSRVLVSLTNLSSLKIAFCDKITSLAVGLLTNEINLMPGGLCHIPLHSLMRMQKLHISSDMHFLSKKGLGELVSLKDLVIKGCAKLLTTMVLQAEIESNNSIILPSSLLNLMIDYLPDKLLEHSSLTSLVQLDLEQSPSLTSVNLHSCTALQKLVIKKCDLLALCEGLQSLTRVSTMIVMDCPSMMSLALQSCLALRHLHVQGCHALYTLESLVCLPLLAELHLIENQNLVSLKLHPHAALESLNIQECPSLSSWENLKSFAHLVNLEIRNTPGFVSAWNHMAQEAELAHQELCLPLQTLHIDDISFLTTAVCRNLVSLKELRIGLTLDFDDVDCRMRRFTDEQQEALQLLNSLQRLELLSMTYLQMLPSELHRLPSLQYLIIKNCESIKSLPEKGLPDSLKLLDVDKCSTELYEQCQHVRGLQWLYIRGRKQGKG, encoded by the exons ATGGATACGCAGGTCGTCCCGGCCGGCGCCGGTGGCGGCGCGCTGCAGGCGTGGTTGGATCGCGCGGGCGTCGGCAGCGGGGTGGCGGCCCTCAGGGCGGCCGTTGAGGGCGCCAGGCGgctgctcgccgccgccgcggcgcgccgCGGCGAGCTGCAGAACATGCCCTTGGAGGGGTTCCTGAAGCAGCTCGACCGAGAGGTGTTCCGGGCCGACACGCTGCTGGACGAGCTGGACTACCACCGCATCCGGGAAGAGCAAGAGGCGGATGCCGCCTTCGTCGGCGAGCAG TTTGTGGGCAGCCTTACGGACCAAATGGAACATGGAGAATGGGGCCATGGCAGCAATTCTGATTCATCGCAGAACCACTCCATTGTTGATCCATCAGCCTCCGATTCATCTAGACTTCAGCTTGTCTTGTACAGTGCCAATGCAAATTCTTTGGTGCCGTGGATGGAACTAGAGAAGAACGACATCTTAGATAGGATATACAAACATGTCAATGAACTCAATGAGATGCAACATGACGCACGAAAGGCACTCAAGCTTGAGGAGCTGGACTTCCTTGCTCACAGAATGGACCCTCCAGATATGGACTTCAGGGAGACAACTCCTCTTGTCACTGAACCCAAAATTTATGGGAGGGAAAAAGAGCAGTATCAAATAATCAACAAACTTATGACTAGTGAAACAGATGACGGATACGTATCAGTTTTCGCCATTGTTGGGAACGGCGGCATTGGCAAGACCACTTTAGCTCGTCTGGTGTATAATGATGCTATCGTTGGAAGGCATTTTCTGCTAAGGATATGGATCTATGTATCTGTTAATTTTGATGAAGTTAAGCTTACACACGATTTGTTAGAATGCTTATATGGTGATAGATTTGAGGGAATTGATGACTTGAAGAAGCTCCAAAAGTACGTCCAGGATGGTGTCAAGTCCAGAAGGTTGCTACTTGTTATGGATGACATATGGGAAGACCATGACACAAGTCGATGGGACACATTCCTAGCTCCTCTTCAACAGACTCAAGTCAAGGGAAATAAGATTTTAGTGACTACACGGAAATTTTCTGTTGTGAAAATGATAGGTGCAAAGGATGAAATTAAGCTAGATGGTCTGATGGAAGAGAGTTTTTGGTCTTTAttcaaagattatgcatttgggAACATGAGACCACAGAAGAAACTAATACATATTGGGCGTCAGATAGCAAAGAAACTGATGGGATATCCTTTAGCAGCTAAAACTGTTGGAACCCTACTAAGAAGAAAACTTGATGTTGAGCATTGGAGGAGAGTTCTTGACAGCAATGAATGGATATATCAAGGAAGCAACGAGGACATCCTACCAGCACTGAGGATTAGCTACAACCATCTGCCCTTACCTCTTCAACGGTGCTTCTCATATTGCGCACTGTTCCCTAAGAATTACCATTTCAACACTGAACAATTGGTCAACATATGGATTGCACAAGGTTATGTTTGTCCCAAAGGAAGCAAAAGAATAGAAGATGTAGGATGCGAGTACTTCAGTGAGCTCGTGGACTGTGGGTTTATTCAATATGAACCAACAAGGCTCGCTCACATCATGCATGATCTTATTCATGATTTAGCACAGATGGTTTCATCTGATGAATGTTTTACTATAGAAGCCCTTGGATCTAGAACAGCACCAAAGCTTATTCGCCATGTCAGTGTTATTACAGAGTCGGCATATCGTCCAAAAGGAGATGGCAGTATGGCACCTAACGAATCGTTCGAAGAAGAATTTGTTGAAGCTATTGGCTCATTCCAACCCAATAACTTGGGCACAGTTATGTTGATTGGTCGATATGATTCAAACTTTTCTGAAGCATTTCGAGACAAATTTGATGAGTTCAGAGCCATTCGTGTATTGAAACTTGAAATgatgtttgatggtttgggttCTCTGATATGTAACCTTTCAGCATTTATCCATCTTCGTTATCTGGAGCTGCGTGCTGCTTATGCAACTTCAAATTTGCAGCTGCCGGAGTCATTATCTAAGCTGTACCATCTAGAGGTCCTCGATATAAATGTAAGACATAATTGGGGATCTCACACAGAGTTACCAAGAGGGTTGAACAATCTTGTAAACCTGCGCCACTTTCTCGCCTTTGAGAATTTGCATATGAAAATTGCTGATGTTGGTAAATTGAAATTTCTTCAAGAGCTCAAGGCATTCAAAgtcaggaagaagaaagagttCAGTATAGATCAACTAAGCACTCTAATGGAGCTTAGAGGATCACTGAAAATATATGGTCTTGGAAATGTTGAGAGTAAAGAGGAGGCTATGATGGCTAGACTGAAGGACAAAGTACATTTGAGCAATTTACACTTATCATGGGAAAAAGGGCAAGACAATACTGCTTCTCACACAATAGTACTTGAAGGACTTCAACCACACACAACCCTCAAGTGTCTCCGAATTGACGGACATAGAGGTGCTCCTCCCAAATGGGTAACCACAGATTTTCCACTTACGTCCTTGCGGTCTCTTCATCTGGAGGGTTGCCAGAACTGGGTAGCACTTCCACCTATTGAGAAGTTGCAATTCCTTAGGGAGTTGCACTTGATTCGTTTGTTTAAAATCAGAGAAGTGCTCATTGGTCCCTTGGAGGTGTTGGAGCTACGTGAGATGAGTCGATTGAAAAAGTGCACTGTGTTAGATGAAGAATACTCATCCAAAAGTATACGTGTTCTTGAAATTATGTCATGTCATCACTTGAACAGGTTACCCTTTTTGCAGAATTCTTGTGACGACGAGAATGAGCAACGATTACCAAATCTCCACCGAGTTCATATTCATGACTGGCTAGAATCTGAAGACTTACCAGCACTTCCTGTCACCAGAACATCAACTGATTTAGACATTTCAAATGCTGGATCCATTACATCCATGTCATTCCGTCTCAAACATGCAGTTGACTCAGATGGGCTAATCCTAATAATTAAAGGTGGTCCCCATCTAAGCAGTTTGGATGAGAAATTGCTTGCATTCCATAATCTCACTACTGTAGAAGAAATAGAAATTACCGGGTCTCCAAATCTATCTCATCTTGCTTGGAACAGCTTGCAGCAGTTGACATTCCTAAAAAGGTTGACATTGTCAAGTTGCCACAAGGTATTCTCTTCGTTCCCAACTGGATACAGTCTACCACCTTCACTTGAAGATCTTGATCTGTCAAGGTGTGATATAACAGGGAGTCAACTGTCTCGAGTGCTGGTTAGTCTTACTAATTTGTCAAGCTTGAAAATAGCATTCTGTGATAAGATAACATCATTGGCTGTAGGCTTGTTAACAAATGAAATCAACCTAATGCCAGGAGGCTTATGTCACATCCCACTTCACAGTTTGATGAGGATGCAGAAGTTGCACATCTCATCCGACATGCATTTCTTGAGCAAGAAGGGCCTAGGAGAACTTGTTTCCCTTAAAGATTTGGTTATTAAAGGTTGTGCCAAGCTTCTCACCACCATGGTTCTCCAAGCAGAAATAGAATCAAACAATAGCATCATTCTCCCTTCTTCATTGCTAAATTTAATGATTGATTATTTGCCAGACAAGCTATTGGAGCACTCGAGTCTCACCTCCCTTGTTCAGCTAGACTTGGAGCAGAGTCCTAGTTTAACATCAGTAAACCTGCATTCCTGCACAGCATTACAGAAATTAGTAATAAAAAAATGCGACTTGCTAGCTTTATGTGAAGGTCTTCAGTCCCTTACCCGTGTCAGCACAATGATTGTAATGGACTGCCCAAGCATGATGTCTTTGGCGTTGCAGTCTTGTTTGGCATTAAGGCACCTGCATGTTCAAGGCTGTCATGCATTATATACACTAGAGAGCTTAGTGTGCCTTCCATTACTTGCTGAATTGCATCTAATCGAGAATCAaaatttggtttctctcaagTTGCATCCTCATGCTGCACTGGAGAGCCTGAACATTCAAGAATGTCCTTCACTGTCTTCATGGGAGAACTTGAAGTCCTTTGCACATCTTGTTAACTTGGAAATCCGAAATACTCCTGGTTTTGTGTCAGCGTGGAACCATATGGCTCAAGAGGCTGAACTTGCCCATCAAGAGTTGTGCTTACCCCTTCAGACACTTCACATTGATGACATCAGTTTTCTCACAACAGCAGTGTGTAGGAACCTGGTTTCTCTTAAGGAACTACGCATCGGTCTCACTTTGGATTTTGACGATGTCGACTGCCGGATGAGAAGATTCACAGATGAGCAGCAGGAAGCACTACAACTTCTTAACTCACTCCAACGGCTTGAGCTGTTGTCCATGACGTATCTTCAGATGCTTCCCTCAGAGTTGCATCGCCTTCCCTCTTTGCAGTatttgattataaagaattgtGAGAGCATCAAGTCGCTACCAGAAAAGGGTCTTCCAGATTCGCTCAAGCTTCTTGATGTCGACAAATGTAGCACAGAACTATATGAACAATGCCAACACGTAAGAGGCCTCCAATGGTTGTACATCCGCGGCCGTAAACAAGGAAAGGGCTAG